The proteins below are encoded in one region of Ereboglobus luteus:
- a CDS encoding ThuA domain-containing protein codes for MKHRLHRALLLSLFTLHTSLFLPAKPGEQFPPLTPQETSAIFAAAPEDARAKPQRPRKLLVFYRTEGFVHKSIPNANHALKLMGELTGAYTVTLSDDMAQFEPAALAAYDAVVFNNTSRLKFENPVHRRALLDFVRNGKGMIGIHAGSDNFPTWTEGQALMGGVFHSHPWVARDTVAVKNDDPGHILNTAFEKRGFWITEEIYQHVGPYSREKQRVLLSLDMSREENKRPANKIVRDDNDFGISWLKTEGKGRVFYTSLGHNKNIFEVPQILQHLLDGIQYALGDLEADAVPSAKLKTQPKPALAPDIKIPLQTLTVLPSLKSLAAYEVGDPLGPQLTYEKFIRTQNAEQRAAIETELTELIAAPQTTTDAKRVFLNWLGWIGTEKSIPTLTAVAKNPDLAHAAISALATINAPNADDTLLVIARDGFISEPLPASTRIEALNAIGQRRDEKQKGLFTQSLGALAKDKDPAVAEAAREVLARIAPSATLVGQGELLPMDENNALLYSADSFVPKDVARFLKHAADNPRISAAVACRMVTSGDVKVLEALERRLDDIPTGIQVRMMNALAANPVPIAAFPLINRLLASKNTEVRIAAIAAAGSCAYISSIEKLVALLSSEDKDIAAAAFTALTQIPDENGHVNLTIYEEWKGIAETNPLSKKRLSKLLLILAQRQEYGMFRFALADTASDDNDLRAAAFEAVALLVREGDFPQILELAANIKRPADRREWTKALYTSAAIHPVSAEAVSLIEKQLNAAKPADRPSLIAALTMIDAPEAKSVLHAMLTSPDIDARKETIRALSSARGETAYELLLERITAAPSESERLLAQRGAIDTVDHLAIPANDKVKAYRKLWKTAQTQEARDAIIAAVKNLGNSSAKRFLKEISQAEK; via the coding sequence ATGAAACACCGCCTACACCGCGCCCTCCTACTTTCGCTCTTTACCCTTCACACTTCACTCTTTCTCCCGGCGAAGCCGGGGGAACAATTTCCGCCACTCACCCCGCAGGAAACATCCGCCATCTTCGCCGCCGCGCCCGAGGACGCCCGCGCCAAACCGCAACGCCCGCGCAAGCTCCTCGTCTTCTACCGCACCGAGGGTTTTGTCCACAAATCGATCCCCAACGCCAACCACGCGCTCAAGCTCATGGGCGAGCTGACCGGCGCCTACACCGTCACCCTCAGCGACGACATGGCGCAATTCGAGCCCGCCGCGCTCGCCGCCTACGACGCCGTCGTCTTCAACAACACCAGCCGGCTCAAGTTCGAAAACCCCGTCCACCGCCGGGCGCTTCTCGACTTCGTGCGCAACGGCAAGGGCATGATCGGCATCCACGCCGGCTCCGACAACTTCCCCACGTGGACGGAAGGACAGGCGCTCATGGGCGGCGTTTTCCACAGTCACCCCTGGGTTGCGAGGGACACCGTCGCCGTGAAAAACGACGACCCCGGACACATCCTCAACACCGCCTTTGAAAAACGCGGCTTCTGGATCACCGAGGAAATCTACCAGCACGTCGGCCCCTACAGCCGCGAAAAACAGCGCGTCCTCCTCAGCCTCGACATGAGCCGCGAGGAAAACAAACGCCCCGCCAACAAAATCGTCCGCGACGACAACGATTTCGGAATCAGTTGGCTCAAAACCGAGGGCAAAGGCCGCGTCTTCTACACCTCGCTCGGCCACAACAAAAATATCTTCGAGGTTCCGCAAATCCTCCAACACCTCCTCGACGGCATCCAATACGCCCTCGGCGACCTCGAAGCCGACGCCGTCCCCAGCGCGAAACTCAAAACCCAACCCAAGCCCGCCCTCGCGCCGGACATCAAAATCCCGCTCCAAACCCTGACAGTGCTCCCTTCGCTCAAATCTCTCGCCGCCTACGAAGTCGGCGACCCGCTCGGCCCCCAGCTCACCTACGAAAAATTTATTCGCACTCAAAACGCCGAACAACGCGCCGCCATTGAAACCGAACTCACCGAGCTCATTGCCGCTCCCCAAACAACCACCGACGCCAAGCGCGTTTTCCTAAACTGGCTCGGCTGGATCGGCACCGAAAAATCCATCCCCACGCTCACCGCCGTCGCGAAAAACCCCGACCTCGCCCACGCCGCCATCAGCGCACTCGCCACGATCAACGCGCCCAATGCAGATGACACCCTTCTCGTTATTGCGCGCGACGGATTCATATCCGAACCCCTGCCGGCTTCTACGCGCATCGAGGCGCTCAATGCGATAGGCCAGCGACGCGATGAAAAACAAAAAGGCCTTTTCACTCAATCGCTCGGAGCATTGGCGAAGGACAAGGATCCCGCCGTTGCTGAGGCGGCGCGCGAGGTTCTCGCCCGCATCGCACCTTCCGCCACACTCGTCGGTCAGGGCGAGCTGCTTCCAATGGACGAGAACAACGCCCTCCTTTATTCCGCCGACTCCTTTGTTCCAAAAGATGTCGCCCGTTTTCTAAAACACGCGGCCGACAATCCGCGCATTAGCGCCGCGGTTGCCTGTCGCATGGTCACATCAGGCGACGTCAAAGTGTTGGAAGCCCTCGAACGCCGCCTGGACGACATTCCGACCGGCATCCAAGTCCGCATGATGAACGCGCTCGCCGCCAACCCCGTGCCGATTGCCGCCTTTCCGCTCATCAACCGACTGCTCGCATCCAAAAACACCGAAGTGCGCATCGCCGCAATCGCCGCTGCCGGATCATGCGCCTACATTTCGAGTATCGAAAAACTCGTCGCCCTTCTTTCATCCGAAGACAAAGACATCGCTGCCGCGGCCTTCACCGCCCTCACACAAATTCCCGACGAAAACGGCCATGTAAACCTCACAATTTACGAGGAATGGAAAGGCATTGCGGAAACAAATCCTTTATCGAAAAAACGGCTCTCGAAACTTCTCCTCATTCTCGCCCAACGACAGGAATATGGCATGTTCAGGTTTGCCCTCGCCGACACCGCATCCGACGACAACGACCTTCGTGCCGCCGCCTTCGAAGCCGTCGCACTTCTCGTGCGCGAGGGCGATTTTCCGCAAATCCTCGAACTCGCAGCCAACATCAAGCGCCCCGCCGACCGACGCGAGTGGACGAAGGCGCTCTACACCAGCGCCGCCATTCATCCCGTGTCCGCCGAAGCGGTCTCGCTCATCGAAAAACAACTCAACGCCGCCAAGCCCGCCGATCGCCCCTCGCTCATTGCCGCGCTCACCATGATCGACGCGCCCGAGGCCAAGTCCGTGCTCCACGCCATGCTCACCTCGCCCGACATCGACGCGCGCAAGGAAACCATTCGCGCCCTTAGCAGCGCGCGCGGCGAAACCGCCTACGAACTCCTCCTCGAGCGCATCACCGCCGCCCCCAGCGAATCCGAGCGCCTCCTCGCCCAGCGCGGCGCAATCGACACCGTCGATCACCTCGCAATCCCCGCCAACGACAAGGTCAAGGCCTACCGCAAACTTTGGAAAACCGCCCAAACGCAGGAAGCCAGGGACGCCATCATCGCCGCCGTCAAAAATCTAGGAAACAGCAGCGCCAAAAGATTCCTGAAGGAAATTTCCCAAGCCGAAAAATAA
- a CDS encoding ABC transporter ATP-binding protein, with amino-acid sequence MQPVVKLIDIRKTYTTGEIAVHAVRGVTLDIYPGEFVALMGASGSGKSTLMNTLGCLDRPTSGEYYLDGVNVANLDRDDRADIRNHKLGFVFQGFNLLARTSAVENVELPMLYQRNRTSSKEMRQRAMEALEIVGLAQRADHHPSQLSGGQQQRVAIARALVNRPQVILADEPTGNLDTKTSVEVMGVFQKLNDQGITILMVTHELDIARYCKRNLILRDGKLVSDVQVETRMNSEAELRKLAEAEAQAKLTGDE; translated from the coding sequence ATGCAACCCGTTGTAAAACTCATCGACATCCGCAAGACCTACACCACCGGCGAAATCGCGGTCCACGCCGTGCGCGGGGTCACGCTCGACATTTACCCGGGGGAATTCGTCGCGCTCATGGGCGCGTCCGGCTCCGGCAAGTCGACCCTCATGAACACGCTCGGCTGCCTCGACCGCCCCACCTCGGGCGAGTATTACCTCGACGGCGTCAATGTCGCCAACCTTGACCGCGACGACCGGGCCGACATCCGCAATCACAAACTCGGTTTCGTATTCCAAGGCTTCAACCTCCTCGCCCGCACCAGCGCCGTCGAAAACGTCGAACTGCCCATGCTCTACCAGCGCAACCGCACCTCGTCGAAGGAGATGCGCCAGCGCGCCATGGAGGCGCTCGAAATCGTCGGCCTCGCCCAGCGCGCCGACCATCATCCCAGCCAGCTCTCCGGCGGCCAGCAGCAGCGCGTCGCCATCGCGCGCGCCCTCGTCAACCGCCCCCAAGTCATCCTCGCCGACGAACCCACCGGCAACCTCGACACCAAAACCTCCGTCGAAGTCATGGGCGTTTTTCAAAAACTCAACGATCAGGGCATCACGATCCTCATGGTCACGCACGAACTCGACATCGCGCGTTACTGCAAACGCAACCTCATCCTCCGCGACGGCAAACTCGTCAGCGACGTCCAAGTCGAGACCCGCATGAATTCCGAAGCCGAGCTCCGCAAACTCGCCGAAGCCGAGGCACAGGCGAAACTGACGGGAGATGAATGA
- a CDS encoding ABC transporter permease, which translates to MRIFSTIVIALRALRRNLMRSMLTALGMIIGVGAVITVVAMGSGTKAQVEAQIAGLGDNLITVIPGVLTTGGVRGGWNTASSLTIEDTIAIKQEIAGVTGTSPETRDRVQVIAGGLNWNTSAQGVSADYAAIRSWSVAEGDFFSEQDLRTNAKVCVIGKTVADQLYPGLDPVGQNIRARNIPLRIVGVMASKGFNAYGQDQDDFIMVPYTTAMKRIIRRDRINQIMIQAASADILDRVQAEVGDLLQQRRGGRDPDYTVRNQEEIAKARNATNESLSWLLTGIALVSLLVGGIGIMNIMLVSVTERTREIGIRLAIGAHGKDVLLQFLTEAIVLSVLGGGIGIACGIGASQFLAHYKGWLMVIPTEWVAFSFLISAGVGIAFGFFPAMKAAQLDPIDALRYE; encoded by the coding sequence ATGAGAATTTTCAGCACCATCGTCATCGCCCTCCGCGCGCTTCGGCGCAACCTCATGCGTTCCATGCTCACCGCGCTCGGCATGATCATCGGCGTCGGCGCCGTCATCACCGTCGTCGCCATGGGCAGCGGCACCAAGGCGCAAGTCGAGGCGCAAATCGCCGGCCTCGGTGACAACCTCATCACGGTCATCCCCGGCGTTCTCACCACCGGCGGCGTGCGCGGCGGATGGAACACCGCGAGCTCCCTCACCATCGAGGACACCATCGCCATCAAGCAGGAAATCGCCGGCGTCACCGGCACCAGCCCCGAAACCCGCGACCGCGTGCAAGTCATCGCCGGCGGCCTCAACTGGAACACCTCCGCGCAAGGCGTCTCCGCCGACTATGCCGCCATTCGCTCCTGGTCCGTCGCGGAAGGCGATTTTTTCAGCGAGCAGGATTTGCGCACCAACGCCAAGGTCTGCGTCATTGGCAAGACCGTCGCCGACCAGCTTTACCCCGGGCTCGATCCCGTCGGTCAAAACATCCGCGCACGCAACATCCCGCTGCGCATCGTCGGCGTCATGGCAAGCAAGGGCTTCAACGCCTACGGCCAGGATCAGGACGACTTCATCATGGTCCCCTACACCACCGCGATGAAACGCATCATCCGCCGCGACCGCATAAACCAAATCATGATTCAGGCCGCCAGCGCCGACATCCTCGACCGCGTGCAAGCCGAGGTCGGCGACCTCCTCCAACAACGCCGCGGCGGGCGCGACCCCGATTACACCGTTCGCAACCAGGAGGAAATTGCCAAGGCCCGCAACGCCACCAACGAATCCCTCTCGTGGCTGCTCACCGGCATCGCGCTCGTCTCGCTCCTCGTCGGCGGCATCGGCATCATGAACATCATGCTCGTCTCCGTGACCGAGCGCACCCGCGAAATCGGCATCCGCCTCGCCATCGGCGCGCATGGCAAGGACGTGCTCCTGCAATTCCTCACCGAGGCGATCGTGCTGAGCGTGCTCGGCGGCGGCATCGGCATCGCCTGCGGCATCGGCGCATCGCAATTCCTCGCACACTACAAGGGCTGGCTCATGGTGATCCCGACCGAATGGGTGGCGTTCTCCTTCCTCATCAGCGCGGGCGTCGGCATTGCATTCGGATTTTTCCCCGCCATGAAAGCCGCCCAGCTCGACCCCATCGACGCGCTTCGTTACGAGTGA
- a CDS encoding glycosyltransferase produces MKKIVILQDYLRNGGTERQSVHLAGRFAAHGLDTTLLTFRPGGVLAPPSAQSQISTGQQQHSANYKFQSLQSFDTHLDFFAPRLIPALRRLAPDIVLCMGRMANCKAGRIARALPAVAVISTMRTGKKLPRAYIRSLHTTSHVIANSHAIAKTLVENYDVPDEKISVIHNAIVHDAGGAPQPEESTDAAPPAALQSFSPSALPHRLLCVAMLRPEKNHHELIKIFSQLPPAPPTELHIIGAGSELLPCCSAVKRMGMVGRVHFHGYLSDPSPYYKQARIAVLTSHSESLPNFLVEAHMHGIPSVAYAVGGVAECGGIAITPGNQSAFIAALTRLLNDPEHHAAESARVAAHAQEHFAPQTQLRRYLEIFAKVTT; encoded by the coding sequence ATGAAAAAAATCGTCATATTGCAGGATTATCTTCGAAACGGCGGCACCGAGCGACAGTCCGTCCACCTCGCCGGAAGATTCGCCGCGCACGGTCTCGACACGACACTGCTCACCTTTCGCCCCGGCGGCGTGCTGGCTCCGCCGTCCGCGCAATCGCAGATTTCCACCGGGCAACAGCAACATTCCGCCAATTACAAATTTCAGAGTCTCCAGTCATTCGACACGCATCTCGATTTTTTCGCCCCGCGCCTCATCCCCGCGCTGCGCCGCCTCGCCCCCGACATCGTGCTCTGCATGGGGCGCATGGCGAATTGCAAGGCGGGGCGCATCGCGCGCGCACTGCCCGCCGTCGCCGTCATCTCGACCATGCGCACCGGCAAAAAACTCCCGCGCGCCTACATCCGCTCGCTGCACACCACGAGCCATGTGATCGCCAACAGCCACGCAATCGCGAAAACCCTCGTCGAAAACTACGATGTCCCCGACGAAAAAATCTCCGTCATCCACAACGCCATCGTCCACGACGCCGGCGGCGCGCCCCAGCCCGAGGAATCGACCGATGCCGCCCCTCCTGCAGCCCTTCAGTCCTTCAGCCCTTCAGCCCTTCCCCACCGCCTCCTCTGCGTCGCGATGCTTCGTCCTGAAAAAAATCACCACGAGCTCATCAAAATCTTTTCCCAACTGCCGCCCGCGCCCCCGACTGAACTTCACATCATCGGCGCCGGCAGCGAACTTCTCCCCTGCTGCTCCGCCGTCAAGCGCATGGGGATGGTCGGTCGCGTCCATTTCCACGGCTATCTTTCCGATCCCTCGCCCTACTACAAACAAGCGCGCATCGCGGTCCTCACCTCGCACAGCGAATCGCTTCCCAATTTCCTCGTGGAGGCGCACATGCACGGCATCCCCTCCGTCGCCTACGCCGTCGGCGGCGTCGCTGAATGCGGCGGCATCGCCATCACTCCCGGCAACCAGTCCGCCTTCATCGCCGCGCTCACCCGCCTGCTGAACGACCCCGAACACCACGCCGCCGAATCCGCCCGCGTCGCAGCCCACGCACAAGAACATTTTGCACCCCAAACCCAGCTCCGGCGCTACTTGGAAATTTTTGCCAAAGTCACGACTTGA
- a CDS encoding efflux RND transporter periplasmic adaptor subunit, which translates to MAKSSKPFGKIIVLLILAAGAAYGVYYWKKADAKPPEISTTAVTRGSIIQSITATGVLQAPTSVDVSSQISGKVIARNVDYNDHVKEGDVLCLIDPATYKSKLLQSEAQLANTKASHTLTRLNTERTRELFQQNLVSQADLDQANAQLAQADAQLKIQEANVETARLDLERCTITSPITGIVLDRQTDVGKTVAASLNAPTLFTLINDLTKLEISADVSEADIGGIADDQEVLFTVDAYPGRQFRGKVSQIRNLPKTSQSVVVYSTIIDVNNSDLRLKPGMTANVNIITARRDNVLVIANSALRARIPEKLVPAGAATTGQSAGKKKSDQSGDASKRSKRGGSNREQMRALFQDAGITMGQPATTEAIEKLKALAAERNITLSDRMLSNLERRSGSGGSPTVTQRTVYRIATPLPDLKLEAVNARFGISDGSSTEIIDGLAEGEEIITSVYIPGTTSTTASSSNSTPFGGGPRFR; encoded by the coding sequence ATGGCAAAATCCAGCAAGCCCTTCGGTAAAATCATCGTCCTTCTAATCCTCGCCGCAGGCGCCGCCTATGGCGTCTATTACTGGAAAAAAGCCGACGCCAAACCGCCCGAAATCTCGACCACCGCCGTCACCCGGGGCAGCATCATCCAAAGCATCACCGCCACCGGCGTGCTGCAGGCGCCCACCAGCGTCGACGTCTCCTCGCAGATTTCCGGCAAGGTCATCGCGCGCAATGTCGATTACAACGACCACGTGAAGGAAGGCGACGTCCTCTGCCTCATCGACCCCGCCACCTACAAATCCAAGCTCCTTCAATCCGAGGCCCAACTCGCCAACACCAAGGCCAGCCACACCCTCACGCGGCTCAACACCGAACGCACCCGCGAGCTCTTCCAGCAAAACCTCGTCTCGCAAGCCGACCTCGACCAGGCCAACGCCCAGCTCGCGCAGGCCGACGCCCAGCTCAAAATCCAGGAGGCAAATGTCGAAACCGCCCGCCTCGACCTCGAACGCTGCACAATCACCTCGCCCATCACCGGCATCGTCCTCGACCGCCAGACCGACGTGGGCAAAACCGTCGCCGCCAGCCTCAACGCCCCCACCCTTTTCACCCTCATCAACGACCTCACGAAATTGGAAATCAGCGCCGACGTTTCCGAGGCCGACATCGGCGGCATCGCCGACGACCAGGAAGTGCTCTTCACCGTCGACGCCTATCCCGGCCGGCAGTTTCGCGGCAAGGTTTCCCAAATCCGCAACCTCCCGAAAACCTCCCAGTCCGTCGTCGTCTATTCGACAATCATCGATGTGAACAACAGCGACCTCCGCCTCAAGCCCGGCATGACGGCAAACGTCAACATCATCACCGCCCGCCGTGACAACGTGCTCGTAATCGCAAACTCCGCGCTCCGCGCCCGCATCCCCGAAAAACTCGTCCCCGCAGGCGCCGCCACGACGGGACAATCCGCCGGCAAAAAGAAATCCGATCAGTCAGGCGACGCCTCAAAACGTAGCAAGCGCGGCGGCAGCAACCGCGAGCAAATGCGCGCGCTCTTTCAGGACGCCGGCATCACCATGGGCCAGCCCGCCACCACCGAGGCCATTGAAAAACTCAAGGCCCTCGCCGCCGAGCGCAACATAACGCTCAGCGATCGCATGCTCTCCAACCTGGAGCGCCGCAGCGGCTCCGGCGGAAGCCCGACCGTCACCCAGCGCACTGTTTACCGCATCGCCACGCCATTGCCCGACCTCAAACTCGAGGCCGTCAACGCCCGCTTCGGCATTAGCGACGGCTCCAGCACCGAAATCATCGACGGCCTCGCCGAGGGCGAGGAAATCATCACCAGCGTTTACATCCCCGGCACCACCAGCACAACCGCATCCTCCTCCAACTCCACGCCCTTCGGCGGAGGCCCGAGGTTCCGGTAA
- the lpdA gene encoding dihydrolipoyl dehydrogenase — protein sequence MAEIQEYDLIVIGGGPAGYAGAIRAGQLGKKVACIEMERAGGTCLNWGCIPTKALLKSAELYQKMKHADIYGLSVKEVTFDFAKVIERSRGVSNQMAKGVEFLLKKNKVDYFIGRAVVNAPGMVSITEGEHNGKFFKTKNILVATGCKMRRIPGLEYDGARVMTSREALAGKTLPKSVIIVGAGAIGVEFAYFYNALGSKVTLVEMLPQILPVEDDEISRTLSRALVKQGIDIHTDTKCENFRTGKGGVKVDLVQGDKKTEVEAEVLLSAIGVVANIDHVFASNLKPEIDRNYLKVGDDYETSIKGIYGAGDIIGPPWLAHVATFEAVSAVNGMFGHGTPKRVKVFPGCTYCQPQVASTGLTEKAAKAEGLDIKVGKFPFTASGKAVASAESEGFVKVISDAKTGEIYGAHIIGSEATELIAEYGLAVEMEATVDEIHQTIHAHPTLSEAVMEAAAATLGEAIHI from the coding sequence ATGGCTGAAATCCAAGAATATGATCTGATTGTCATCGGCGGCGGCCCGGCGGGCTACGCGGGCGCGATTCGCGCAGGGCAACTCGGAAAAAAAGTGGCGTGCATCGAAATGGAGCGCGCCGGCGGCACATGCTTGAACTGGGGGTGCATCCCGACGAAGGCGCTGCTCAAGAGCGCGGAGCTTTACCAGAAGATGAAGCACGCCGACATCTACGGGCTGAGCGTGAAGGAAGTGACGTTTGATTTTGCTAAGGTGATCGAGCGCTCGCGCGGCGTCTCGAACCAGATGGCCAAGGGCGTCGAGTTTTTGCTCAAGAAAAACAAGGTCGATTATTTCATTGGCCGCGCGGTTGTGAACGCGCCGGGCATGGTTTCGATCACGGAGGGCGAGCATAACGGTAAATTTTTCAAAACGAAAAACATCCTCGTCGCCACGGGCTGCAAGATGCGCCGCATCCCCGGGCTCGAATACGACGGCGCGCGCGTGATGACCTCGCGCGAGGCGCTAGCCGGCAAGACGCTGCCCAAGTCGGTGATCATTGTCGGCGCGGGCGCGATCGGCGTTGAATTCGCGTATTTCTACAACGCGCTCGGCTCGAAGGTGACGCTCGTTGAAATGCTGCCGCAGATTTTGCCGGTCGAGGACGATGAAATTTCAAGAACGCTCAGTCGCGCGCTCGTGAAGCAGGGCATCGACATCCACACGGACACCAAGTGCGAAAACTTCCGCACCGGCAAGGGCGGCGTGAAAGTGGACCTCGTGCAAGGCGACAAAAAGACCGAGGTCGAGGCCGAGGTGCTGCTTTCCGCGATTGGCGTGGTGGCAAACATCGACCATGTGTTCGCGTCGAACCTCAAGCCGGAGATCGATCGCAATTACCTGAAGGTCGGCGACGACTACGAGACCAGCATCAAGGGCATTTACGGCGCGGGCGACATCATCGGCCCGCCGTGGCTTGCGCACGTGGCTACGTTCGAGGCGGTGAGTGCGGTGAACGGAATGTTCGGCCACGGCACGCCGAAGCGCGTGAAAGTTTTCCCCGGTTGCACGTATTGCCAGCCGCAAGTGGCGAGCACGGGGCTCACTGAAAAAGCGGCGAAGGCGGAGGGGCTCGACATCAAGGTCGGCAAGTTCCCGTTCACCGCGTCGGGCAAGGCGGTTGCGTCCGCCGAGAGCGAGGGTTTTGTCAAGGTGATCAGCGACGCGAAGACGGGCGAAATTTACGGCGCGCACATCATCGGCTCGGAGGCGACGGAGCTGATCGCCGAATACGGCCTCGCCGTCGAGATGGAGGCCACCGTCGATGAAATTCACCAGACGATCCACGCGCACCCGACATTGAGCGAGGCGGTGATGGAAGCCGCCGCCGCGACACTGGGCGAGGCGATTCACATCTGA
- a CDS encoding Gfo/Idh/MocA family oxidoreductase: MHRRRFIKTLAATGAAAAAIPQILRAQPAARAAANSRLAIGVIGTGGQGLNIMGQALASPLAQVVAVCDVDSTHAENGRARVEKAYSENSPTGAWRGCAVYRDYRELLARPDIDAVLIGSPDHWHALHTIHAARAGKHIFCEKPAATTLDESRAMINAVARAGVACQIGSMQRSWAEFQRAIALARGGYLGKITSVKVGLPAGATLPKNPDAPRPQPVPPELDYELWLGPAPYRPYFEQGTHYFWRHNFAFSGGRLTDWIGHHHDIAMLATGVENQLPVAIRNARATFIEGRALFNTAWTYNFDAHYANGTVINLCDKNRLGVTIEGTEGTIHVTRGRITHSTSLLERVIIPPWKNPLARGVRGHMDNFIDCALHGGEPRCPVISSHAAVGAGILANAAFRSGRASLDIDLKTERAINAPDANAFLKKVYRAPWAFPA, translated from the coding sequence ATGCACCGTCGCCGCTTCATCAAAACCCTCGCAGCCACCGGCGCCGCCGCGGCGGCGATCCCGCAAATCCTGCGCGCGCAACCCGCCGCCCGCGCCGCCGCGAACTCGCGTCTAGCCATCGGCGTCATCGGCACCGGAGGCCAAGGGCTCAACATCATGGGCCAGGCCCTCGCCAGCCCGCTCGCGCAAGTGGTCGCCGTGTGCGACGTCGACAGCACACACGCCGAAAACGGACGCGCCCGCGTCGAAAAAGCCTATTCCGAAAATTCACCCACCGGCGCCTGGCGCGGCTGCGCCGTTTACCGCGACTACCGCGAACTCCTCGCGCGCCCCGACATCGACGCCGTGCTCATCGGCAGCCCCGACCACTGGCACGCCCTCCACACCATCCACGCCGCCCGCGCCGGAAAACACATCTTCTGCGAAAAGCCCGCCGCCACCACGCTCGACGAATCCCGAGCCATGATCAACGCCGTCGCCCGCGCCGGAGTCGCCTGCCAGATCGGCTCCATGCAACGCTCCTGGGCCGAGTTCCAGCGCGCCATCGCCCTCGCGCGCGGCGGTTATCTTGGCAAAATCACCTCAGTCAAAGTCGGCCTCCCCGCCGGGGCCACGCTCCCCAAGAACCCCGACGCCCCGCGCCCGCAACCCGTCCCGCCCGAGCTCGACTACGAACTCTGGCTCGGCCCCGCGCCCTACCGCCCCTATTTCGAGCAAGGCACGCATTATTTCTGGCGGCACAACTTCGCATTCTCCGGCGGACGCCTCACCGACTGGATCGGCCACCACCACGACATCGCCATGCTCGCCACCGGCGTCGAAAACCAGCTCCCCGTCGCCATCCGCAACGCCCGCGCCACCTTCATCGAAGGCCGCGCGCTCTTCAACACCGCCTGGACCTACAACTTCGACGCCCACTACGCCAACGGCACCGTCATCAACCTCTGTGACAAAAACCGCCTCGGCGTCACGATTGAGGGCACCGAAGGCACGATTCACGTCACACGCGGACGCATCACGCACAGCACGTCCCTCCTCGAACGCGTCATCATTCCCCCGTGGAAAAATCCCCTCGCCCGCGGCGTGCGCGGCCACATGGACAACTTCATCGACTGCGCGCTCCACGGCGGCGAACCCCGATGCCCCGTCATCAGCTCGCACGCGGCGGTCGGCGCCGGCATTCTCGCCAACGCCGCCTTCCGCTCCGGCCGGGCCAGCCTCGACATCGACCTAAAAACCGAGCGCGCCATCAACGCCCCCGACGCCAACGCCTTCCTCAAAAAAGTTTACCGCGCCCCGTGGGCCTTCCCCGCCTAA